The Kribbella amoyensis genomic sequence ACAGCTCCCCGTCGAGCAGCGCGACGAGCAGCTTCAGCCGGCGCGGGTCGCCGAGCAGCCCGAACACGTCGGCCGTGTCGACGACGTCGTCCTCGGCGGGCATCCTGGCCAGGACGGTCTGCACCCGCTCCGGATCGACCAGCCGGACCGCGCACCCGTCGACGGACTGCACATCTGCAGAACTCTTCATATATCCAAGGTAGGGCACGCCCGCGCCCGCTGTCACGCCGGGTGGTCAGCTGGTGAGTTGGCGCAACAGGCCCAGCATGTCCGGGGCCACCCACTCCTCGGCGACCTGGCCGTCTTCGACCCGGTACAGCTCGAGGCTGGCGAACTCGACCTGCCGCTGGGTCGGCGGGATCTCGAGGAACGGGCCCTGGTGGGTGCCGGCGAAGTGCAGCCGGACCACGACCTGGTCACCGGCGCCGAAGATGTCGTCGATCGTGATCCGCAGGTCGGGGAAGGCGTCCAGCATGTGCTGGGCGCCGGCCCGCCAGGTGTCCCGGCCGAGGCTGGGCTCGGGCCGGCCGGGCTGATGGGCGACGAAGTCCTCGGTCAGGTGCGCGGCGGCCCGGTCCAGGTCGCCACTCGCGAGCAACTTGTACAGTCCCTGCAGCAATTCGACGTTGTCCTGGGTCCTCATCGGCGTCCTTCGATCGGGGTACGATTTAGTGAACATGGTACATGATGAGTCTAGTACACCATCTGGCCGGGAGGTGCTGAACCGGCTGTTCGCGGTGTCGATCCTGATGGCCGACGACATGGCCCGCGGGCTGGCCGCCCGCGGCCTGACCCGGGCCCGGGCCACGGCGCTCTGGGAGATCGCGCGGCACGGTCCGTTGAACCAGCGGCAGCTGGCCGACCGGCTCCAGGTCACTCCGCGGAACGTGACCACGCTGGTCGACGCACTGGAGCAGTCCGGGTTCGTCGTCCGGACCGCGCACGCCGACGACCGCCGCGCCTTGCTGGTGAAGCCGACCCGGAAGGGGTCCGCGGCGGCCCGGCGGATGGACGCCGAGTCCGATCGCCTGGCCGAGGACCTGTTCGGCGATCTGCCGGCCGCGGACGTCGCCACCGTCGACCGTGTCCTCGCCCAGCTGGAGCAACGGCTCAGTACTTCGTAGCCGGTGGCCGGATCACTGGCTGTAACGTCGTGAGGACAGGGGCGATATAGCCAGTGGGGGTCTGTGATGAGCGGATCGACACAGAACGGCGCGCCCGGTCCGGTGGAGTTCGGACGGGTCGGTGGGTACCTCGCGGCCATCGCGGTCCTGTGGCTCGCGCTGAACGAGATCAGCCTGCTCTCCGGCGGTTTCCTCGCGGCCGACGACTCCTCCTGGATGTTCAACACCATGGCCGGCCCGGGCAGCTGGGGTCAGGCCGACGGGTGGCACGCCGTGCTCGACGCCGATCAGTTGCAGCACTGGGGCCGCCTGCTCGCGGCGTACCTCGTGCTCGACTTCGTCTTCATCGTCGTCTACACCAGCGCGCTGTGGCAGCTGGCGCGTTCGTGGGTGCGCTGGCTGGTCGTCGCGCTGGCCGCGTTCGACGTGCTGGAGAACGTCGGCACCATCTGGCTCGGGATCGAGCGGTGCGCCGGCGCCGACTGTGTACCGTCCGCCGGGCCGACGGTCGTCGCGGTGATCACCACGCTCAAGTGGCTGGCCGTGATCGGGTTGCTGATGGCCGGGATCGCGAGGCTGCGGGCGGGCCCGTTGCGGCGGATCTGGCGGGCCGTCTGGATCCAGCGGTTCAGCCTGCTGGCGTTCCTGCCGCTGGCCGCGCTCGCGATCGTGCCGGGCAGCAACGTCTTCGACCAGCTGCCCGACGTCCAGCGCCGCTGGCTCGACGCCCCGATCGGCCTGTGGCACGCGGCCGCGGCCGGACTCGTGTACGCCGTGGTGCTGCTGCCGGCGATCTTCGTGCTCGGCAGGATCCGCGCGGACTGGGCCCAACGCCGCGTCGTCGGCGACGGGTACTGGCCGTTCTGGGACGACCTGGCGCACCAGCGTCCCCGTCGGCAGGACCTGCGGTTGTGGGCCCTCGGACCGGTGCTGTTGTTCGCGGTGGCGTTGGTGATCGCCTTCGCCGAAGGCGGCACCGTTTTCTGGCCACGGCTGGTCGTCTTCTGCGCGATCCCGGTCCTGGTGATGATCGTCTCGGCCCTCGTGTACCGCCACGGCGAGCACAGTCCGCGTCCACTTCGCCCGGTCACCGCGACGTTCCCGCGCGACGTGATGGCGGCCGGAGACGCGATCGCGATCGCCGCCCTCTCGCTGGCCGGGCTCGGCATGGTGCGCGCCTTCACCGGCCTCGCCGCCCTCGAACTCGCCGGCCTCCTCGACGCCTCGTACGTCGTGCCGCCGTGGCTCGCGTTGCTGGTCGGTGCCGCGTTGGCGATCGTGCCGTGGCTGGTGGCGCGTCCGGTGCTGGCCGCGATCGCGACCTGGTCCGGCCGGCCGACACCGGTCCGTCAGTACGTCGGTCGGCTCGCCGAACCGGGTACGGACGTCAACGGCAGTACGGCCGTCCTCGGTGCCCCGCGGAAGGCCTTGCGGATCAGCCTCCTGGTCACGTCGATCGTGCTCTTCCTCTTCCTCGCGGCGTGGCCCCGGCTGGTCGCGGACGGGCTCGGTGTGCTGGCTGCCACGATGCTCGCGCTGACCACGCTGGTGACGATGGTCGGCGTGATCGTGGTCTACGCGCAGGAGCGGCAGCCGCCGGAGATCTTCCAGATCGGGCCGCGGGTGT encodes the following:
- a CDS encoding ester cyclase — translated: MRTQDNVELLQGLYKLLASGDLDRAAAHLTEDFVAHQPGRPEPSLGRDTWRAGAQHMLDAFPDLRITIDDIFGAGDQVVVRLHFAGTHQGPFLEIPPTQRQVEFASLELYRVEDGQVAEEWVAPDMLGLLRQLTS
- a CDS encoding MarR family winged helix-turn-helix transcriptional regulator; this translates as MLNRLFAVSILMADDMARGLAARGLTRARATALWEIARHGPLNQRQLADRLQVTPRNVTTLVDALEQSGFVVRTAHADDRRALLVKPTRKGSAAARRMDAESDRLAEDLFGDLPAADVATVDRVLAQLEQRLSTS